One segment of Nostoc flagelliforme CCNUN1 DNA contains the following:
- a CDS encoding NACHT domain-containing protein, translating into MLIHREQAQLPKERRELYDSAINTLLHSWDKEKELNNYEVLQYLKQDDLRWFMARLAYWMHTQGGLGHKEGGMLIERDTLLEQLSEYIQDELGVKLREAEAEAKRFLDRIVRERAGLISHLGDGYYAFVHRTFQEYLTAEDICNRAKEQREIEPLLKEIHSHLHNPHWHEVILLLVAQLNGNKAAKVIETILNNNSEYEQWLYRDLLLAGRCLAEYPKCLRQKEENAKLVTEILTRLVKLETTDGLRVGRKTKQLIPEILLNLSGTIFAEEAIQLIKYYASPINDSNRILIYRLALGDHQEAVTNIFNLLKNKYFFEQTLNMLNTVVKYSNISDFLIQQLCSEFHGELGIAKGLRQLGYHDEYVDLTLIDDDYDEYWNDMAYEAHLQGEIEEAASIYSKIETLLSELRNNSEAAIDKLLRDWLDYEDYGVGEYVAKKLGEASSTYRLIELKLLEKLQDKSFWEYGNTILALGYLINPSQDIIDTLVSLLQNHEDKIVCVSAAKALIQLDIYHKIVLSQLLNLFRNPNRFDDFYEQDLSFNSQVFEALVQLGKTFDGVAPALSQWIEQHQDKEYLVNGIDALWTLVEGSTTSYER; encoded by the coding sequence TTGCTGATTCATCGCGAGCAAGCCCAATTACCCAAAGAACGGCGTGAACTTTATGATTCCGCTATCAACACACTCCTTCATTCCTGGGATAAAGAGAAAGAATTGAATAATTACGAAGTATTGCAATATCTGAAGCAGGATGATTTGCGGTGGTTTATGGCACGGTTAGCTTACTGGATGCACACTCAAGGTGGGTTAGGTCATAAAGAAGGAGGAATGTTGATTGAGCGGGATACCTTGCTTGAACAGTTGAGTGAATATATTCAGGATGAGTTGGGTGTAAAACTCCGTGAAGCCGAAGCGGAGGCAAAGCGATTTTTAGATCGGATCGTGCGTGAACGCGCTGGTTTAATCAGTCATCTAGGCGACGGTTACTATGCTTTTGTGCATAGAACATTTCAGGAATATTTAACAGCAGAGGATATTTGTAATAGAGCTAAAGAACAGCGTGAAATAGAGCCTTTATTGAAGGAAATTCATTCACATTTACATAATCCACACTGGCATGAAGTAATTTTGCTGCTGGTAGCGCAATTGAATGGAAATAAGGCTGCAAAGGTAATTGAGACAATTCTTAACAACAACAGTGAGTATGAGCAATGGTTATATCGAGACTTACTGCTTGCAGGGCGCTGTTTAGCAGAATATCCGAAATGCTTGAGGCAGAAAGAGGAAAATGCCAAGTTAGTGACAGAGATTTTGACTCGACTGGTAAAGTTGGAAACTACTGATGGTTTACGTGTGGGAAGAAAAACCAAGCAACTAATTCCTGAGATTTTGCTAAATCTAAGTGGGACTATTTTTGCAGAGGAAGCTATACAACTTATAAAGTATTATGCATCACCAATCAATGATTCAAATAGAATTTTAATATACCGATTAGCATTAGGAGATCATCAAGAGGCAGTTACCAATATTTTTAATTTACTGAAAAATAAATATTTCTTTGAGCAGACACTAAATATGCTAAATACAGTTGTGAAATATAGCAATATTTCGGATTTTTTAATCCAACAATTATGTTCTGAGTTTCATGGTGAATTAGGTATAGCTAAAGGCTTAAGACAGCTTGGATACCATGATGAATATGTAGATTTGACTTTGATAGATGATGACTACGATGAATATTGGAATGACATGGCTTATGAAGCACATCTTCAAGGAGAAATAGAAGAAGCAGCCTCTATTTATTCCAAGATAGAAACGTTGTTGAGTGAATTAAGAAATAATTCTGAGGCAGCAATAGATAAGTTATTAAGAGATTGGCTAGATTATGAAGATTATGGTGTTGGCGAATATGTAGCTAAGAAGTTAGGCGAAGCAAGCAGTACCTATCGGCTTATTGAGCTAAAACTATTAGAAAAGTTGCAGGATAAATCTTTTTGGGAGTACGGTAATACCATTCTAGCATTAGGCTATCTAATAAATCCTTCTCAAGATATTATTGATACTTTAGTTTCGTTGCTACAAAATCATGAAGATAAAATTGTATGTGTAAGCGCAGCTAAAGCCCTAATTCAACTAGATATTTACCACAAAATCGTACTCAGCCAATTACTAAATTTGTTCAGGAACCCCAATAGATTTGATGATTTTTACGAGCAGGACTTAAGTTTCAACTCTCAAGTGTTTGAGGCATTGGTTCAGTTAGGTAAAACATTTGATGGAGTCGCTCCTGCCTTGTCTCAATGGATTGAACAACATCAGGACAAAGAGTATCTGGTAAACGGAATTGATGCACTGTGGACTTTGGTGGAAGGTTCAACGACAAGCTATGAACGATGA
- a CDS encoding IS5 family transposase: protein MSKAYPSNLTYAQYQFLSEMLPEAKKGGRKREVDIWSVLNAIFYILLEGVRWRSLPGDFPAWQTVYTYFRNWRRDGTWMKIHDNLREWTRIEEERHPSPSEAIIDSQSVKSAAMVSQEVGFDTGKKIKGRKRFMTVDTLGLVLRVLVTAANVPERSGGKQVLKRVKEMGNKVSRLTTIWTDGGFDGPAFMMWVMDTCRWIVQVVLRPEQTKGFVLLKKRWVVERTFGWLMGCRRLVRDYELLPETSETFIYLAMIRIMVRRLA, encoded by the coding sequence ATGAGTAAAGCATACCCCAGTAATTTGACCTATGCCCAATATCAATTTCTCAGTGAGATGCTTCCAGAAGCAAAAAAAGGTGGCCGTAAGCGTGAAGTCGATATTTGGTCAGTCCTGAACGCGATTTTTTACATTCTGCTAGAAGGGGTGCGATGGCGATCGCTACCAGGGGACTTTCCCGCTTGGCAAACTGTATATACGTACTTTCGTAACTGGCGCAGGGATGGAACTTGGATGAAGATTCATGATAATCTGCGAGAATGGACGAGAATCGAAGAAGAACGCCATCCAAGTCCGTCAGAAGCCATCATCGATAGTCAAAGTGTCAAAAGTGCAGCGATGGTGAGTCAGGAAGTCGGCTTTGATACAGGCAAAAAAATTAAAGGACGCAAGCGGTTTATGACCGTTGATACGTTGGGATTAGTGCTGCGGGTGTTGGTCACCGCCGCCAATGTGCCAGAGCGGTCAGGTGGTAAACAAGTGCTCAAGCGCGTCAAAGAAATGGGCAATAAGGTTTCTCGCTTGACGACCATTTGGACTGATGGCGGCTTTGATGGTCCAGCCTTCATGATGTGGGTGATGGACACTTGCCGTTGGATTGTGCAGGTGGTGCTGCGACCAGAGCAAACTAAGGGGTTTGTCTTGCTCAAAAAGCGATGGGTGGTGGAGCGCACTTTCGGCTGGCTGATGGGGTGTCGCCGATTGGTTAGAGATTATGAACTTCTACCGGAAACATCGGAGACGTTTATTTACCTTGCCATGATCCGGATCATGGTGAGGCGATTAGCATAA
- a CDS encoding IS481 family transposase, producing the protein MPIDTIVDLRRRLEQLPPRSPSRRVLVQEIAQLYGISEDTVYRTLREGNVVRPVRRVDCDVPRVIPKAGLERYCEIIAAIKIRTSNRKGRHLSTVQAIRLLEEDGINTPDGHLRVPVGLLKPTTVNRYLNKWGYDRDTLLRQPPAVRFQAEYSNQCWHFDLSPSDLKHVKAPAFLEPGRGHPLLMLYSVVDDRSGFAYQEYHGVYGEDVEAALRFMFAAMSLKSETDFPFQGIPQMLYMDNGPIAKSLVFQKVMGYLGIEVRTHLPNGKDGRRVTARSKGKVERPFRTVKEMHETLYHLHEPETEAEANAWLMKFLLHYNSRPHRSEPHSRMEDWVSNLPSNGIRQMCNWERFCTFARSPERRKVGIDARVTVEGVAYEVEPDLAGETVVLWWGLFDNELYVEHGERRYGPFLPVDGPIPLHRYRSFKKTRTQKRADRIESLAKQLSLPNSVIGKGNPPEFGSSTTQLKVQPFVDPNPFQELTFSTVIAAKLAIADYLARPLAKLTPEQMAYINAVLVSTLNKQEVMKQIRDFFNPLSGTSHVE; encoded by the coding sequence TAGAGCAGCTACCACCGCGCAGTCCATCTCGTCGGGTATTAGTCCAAGAAATAGCTCAACTGTATGGCATTTCCGAAGATACTGTGTATCGAACACTACGAGAAGGAAATGTTGTTCGCCCAGTGCGGCGCGTTGATTGTGATGTCCCGCGTGTGATTCCTAAAGCCGGACTAGAGCGATACTGCGAAATCATTGCTGCCATTAAAATACGCACATCTAACCGCAAAGGTCGCCATTTATCTACCGTGCAAGCAATTCGCTTATTGGAAGAAGATGGCATCAACACACCAGATGGTCATCTTCGCGTTCCAGTCGGTTTGCTCAAACCAACCACCGTCAATCGTTATCTCAACAAATGGGGTTACGACCGCGATACCCTGCTGCGACAACCACCTGCTGTTCGCTTCCAGGCAGAATATAGCAATCAATGTTGGCATTTTGACCTCAGTCCATCAGACCTCAAGCACGTAAAAGCACCAGCCTTCCTAGAACCGGGACGTGGACATCCCTTGTTGATGCTTTATAGTGTCGTGGATGACCGTAGTGGTTTTGCATACCAAGAATACCACGGTGTTTACGGTGAAGATGTGGAGGCAGCACTGCGGTTTATGTTTGCCGCCATGTCACTCAAGTCGGAGACTGACTTTCCCTTTCAAGGCATTCCCCAAATGCTGTATATGGACAATGGGCCCATTGCCAAGAGCTTAGTGTTTCAAAAAGTAATGGGTTATTTGGGGATTGAAGTACGTACCCATTTACCAAATGGCAAAGATGGACGACGGGTGACAGCTCGTTCTAAGGGGAAGGTGGAACGACCGTTTCGCACTGTTAAAGAAATGCACGAAACTCTCTACCATCTGCATGAACCGGAGACCGAAGCTGAGGCAAACGCTTGGTTGATGAAGTTTTTGCTCCATTACAATAGCCGACCCCATCGCAGCGAACCCCATTCCCGGATGGAAGACTGGGTGAGCAATTTACCTAGTAACGGTATCCGTCAAATGTGTAATTGGGAACGTTTTTGTACATTTGCACGCTCCCCAGAACGCCGTAAGGTAGGCATCGATGCTCGCGTTACGGTTGAGGGGGTGGCTTATGAGGTGGAGCCAGATTTGGCTGGAGAAACTGTAGTTCTGTGGTGGGGCTTGTTCGATAACGAACTGTACGTAGAACATGGTGAACGTCGCTATGGGCCGTTTCTGCCTGTGGATGGCCCAATCCCCCTACATCGCTACCGTAGTTTTAAGAAAACACGAACACAGAAACGGGCTGACCGAATTGAATCTTTGGCTAAACAGTTGTCTTTACCGAACTCTGTGATTGGTAAAGGCAACCCGCCTGAATTCGGGAGTAGTACAACCCAACTAAAGGTGCAGCCTTTTGTAGACCCCAATCCATTTCAAGAACTGACATTCAGCACGGTGATTGCAGCCAAATTAGCGATCGCCGATTATTTGGCACGCCCATTAGCCAAACTCACCCCTGAACAAATGGCTTATATTAATGCGGTTCTGGTGTCTACTCTCAATAAGCAGGAGGTAATGAAACAAATTCGAGATTTCTTTAACCCATTATCAGGTACGAGCCATGTTGAGTGA